A DNA window from Amycolatopsis sp. DSM 110486 contains the following coding sequences:
- a CDS encoding wax ester/triacylglycerol synthase family O-acyltransferase, which yields MPDRLSALDASFLYVEDHATPMHVGGVAIFERPRGGLDYAQVLDLVGSRLPFLPRYRQRVLDVPGHLARPVWVDDVDFDLNYHVRRSALPQPGTDEQLFDLVARLMSRRLAPERPLWEAYFVEGLVGDRVALVTKTHQSVVDGIGTIDLGQLILDDAPAPPEPYEDTWTPRREPSRAQLMIDAVSEAVQRPGELVENVRSAANDAWASVGKVAETLGEVASTLRTVVNPAPQGPLNVRVSGGRLFSVVRTRLEDYRKVRAEHGGTVNDVILTAITGALREWLLSRGVNLTSTATVRALVPLAVRDEDTAEYSTPALVGNQVAAYLVDLPVGEPNPVLRLQHVGHAMSAHLDSGRSVAARGLLKVSGFAPATLHSLGARAGGSLSGRIFNLMITNSPGPQEPVYAGEAKLIEMFPVMPLMRTQALAIGVTSYRGGVYFGLNGDRKAAFDVDLLGGMIEEALEELKGAHW from the coding sequence ATGCCCGACCGCCTGTCCGCGCTCGACGCCTCGTTCCTGTACGTCGAGGACCACGCGACCCCGATGCACGTCGGCGGCGTGGCCATCTTCGAGCGCCCGCGCGGCGGGCTCGACTACGCGCAGGTGCTCGACCTCGTCGGCTCGCGCCTGCCGTTCCTGCCGCGCTACCGCCAGCGCGTGCTCGACGTCCCCGGCCACCTCGCCCGGCCCGTGTGGGTGGACGACGTCGACTTCGACCTCAACTACCACGTCCGCCGCTCCGCGCTGCCCCAGCCGGGCACCGACGAGCAGCTGTTCGACCTGGTCGCGCGCCTGATGTCGCGCCGGCTCGCGCCCGAACGCCCGCTGTGGGAGGCCTACTTCGTCGAGGGTCTCGTCGGCGACCGCGTGGCGCTGGTGACGAAGACGCACCAGTCCGTTGTGGACGGTATCGGCACCATCGACCTCGGCCAGCTCATCCTCGACGACGCCCCGGCGCCGCCCGAGCCGTACGAGGACACCTGGACACCGCGCCGCGAGCCGAGCCGCGCGCAGCTGATGATCGACGCCGTGAGCGAGGCCGTGCAACGCCCGGGTGAGCTGGTCGAGAACGTCCGCTCCGCAGCCAACGACGCGTGGGCGTCGGTCGGCAAGGTCGCCGAGACGCTGGGAGAGGTGGCGTCCACGCTGCGCACCGTCGTCAACCCGGCGCCGCAGGGCCCGCTCAACGTGCGTGTCTCCGGCGGCCGGCTGTTCTCCGTGGTGCGCACGCGGCTGGAGGACTACCGGAAGGTCCGCGCTGAGCACGGCGGGACCGTCAACGACGTGATTCTCACCGCGATCACCGGCGCGCTGCGCGAGTGGCTCCTTTCGCGCGGGGTGAACCTCACGTCCACGGCCACCGTGCGCGCGCTGGTGCCCCTGGCCGTGCGCGACGAGGACACGGCCGAGTACTCCACACCGGCGCTCGTCGGCAACCAGGTGGCGGCCTACCTCGTCGACCTGCCGGTGGGCGAGCCGAACCCCGTGCTGCGGCTGCAGCACGTCGGCCACGCGATGAGCGCGCACCTCGACTCCGGCCGTTCCGTCGCCGCGCGCGGGCTGCTGAAGGTAAGCGGCTTCGCCCCGGCGACGCTGCATTCGCTCGGCGCGCGGGCCGGCGGTTCGCTGTCGGGCCGGATTTTCAACCTCATGATCACCAACTCGCCGGGGCCGCAGGAACCGGTGTACGCGGGTGAGGCGAAACTGATCGAGATGTTCCCCGTGATGCCGCTGATGCGCACCCAAGCGCTGGCGATCGGGGTCACGTCCTACCGCGGCGGTGTCTACTTCGGACTCAACGGCGACCGCAAGGCCGCGTTCGACGTCGACCTGCTCGGCGGGATGATCGAAGAAGCGTTGGAAGAGCTGAAGGGTGCGCACTGGTGA
- a CDS encoding HAD-IA family hydrolase translates to MLKGLLVDYAGVLTDPDAHLLYDYLRAIRSGGTRTGLVSNAPGATPAVRHELADYFDTLVFSGEVGVAKPDREIYLVAAERLGLAAATCAFVDDAARNVRGAAEAGMVAIHHVTMENTLGELAALFS, encoded by the coding sequence GTGCTCAAAGGCTTGCTGGTCGACTACGCCGGCGTCCTCACCGACCCCGACGCCCACCTGCTCTACGACTACCTGCGCGCCATCCGCTCCGGCGGCACGCGCACCGGCCTGGTCTCCAACGCGCCCGGTGCCACGCCGGCCGTCCGCCACGAGCTGGCCGACTACTTCGACACGCTGGTCTTCTCCGGCGAGGTCGGCGTGGCCAAACCCGATCGCGAGATCTACCTCGTGGCCGCCGAACGCCTCGGCCTCGCCGCCGCCACCTGCGCGTTCGTGGACGACGCCGCCCGCAACGTCCGCGGCGCCGCCGAGGCGGGCATGGTCGCCATCCACCACGTCACGATGGAGAACACCCTCGGAGAGCTGGCCGCTCTGTTCAGCTAG
- a CDS encoding RNA methyltransferase gives MGDEAEVSPKDRFLTVYGRKPVLEALADDGLQVDKVILADTARGPAAVEIQRAAKDAGVPVQRASAHRVKVLAGNGKQDQGVLADVVAPRMRSLAAALDDRRPPARVLLLDGITTPANVGMILRTATAAGLEGVIVPRRGVAALDPMVVKASAGVAFRAPVLRCGSAREAAEMLTDAGYGLYALSASGKSTVFDVSLPQRAAFVLGGETEGVGAAVAELVTEWVSIPMPGDVESLNVSAAAAVLSFELVRRSS, from the coding sequence GTGGGTGATGAGGCGGAGGTTTCTCCGAAGGACCGGTTCCTGACCGTCTACGGGCGCAAGCCGGTGCTCGAAGCGCTGGCCGACGACGGTCTGCAGGTGGACAAGGTCATCCTCGCCGACACCGCCCGCGGCCCCGCCGCGGTCGAGATCCAGCGCGCCGCGAAGGACGCCGGGGTGCCGGTGCAGCGCGCGAGCGCCCACCGCGTGAAGGTGCTGGCCGGCAACGGCAAGCAGGACCAGGGCGTGCTGGCCGACGTCGTCGCGCCGCGGATGCGCTCGCTCGCCGCCGCGCTGGACGACCGCCGCCCGCCCGCGCGAGTCCTGCTGCTCGACGGCATCACGACGCCGGCGAACGTCGGCATGATCCTTCGCACGGCCACCGCCGCCGGTCTGGAAGGCGTGATCGTGCCGCGGCGGGGGGTGGCCGCGTTGGACCCGATGGTGGTCAAGGCTTCGGCCGGCGTGGCGTTCCGCGCGCCGGTGCTGCGGTGCGGCAGTGCTCGTGAGGCGGCGGAAATGCTGACAGACGCCGGGTATGGCCTGTACGCGCTGAGTGCGTCGGGCAAGTCGACGGTGTTCGACGTTTCGCTGCCTCAGCGGGCGGCGTTCGTGCTGGGCGGGGAGACGGAAGGCGTGGGCGCGGCCGTGGCCGAGCTGGTGACCGAGTGGGTCTCCATTCCGATGCCCGGCGACGTCGAGTCGCTCAACGTCTCGGCGGCGGCCGCGGTGCTGTCGTTCGAGCTGGTGCGACGGTCTAGCTGA
- the rsgA gene encoding ribosome small subunit-dependent GTPase A has translation MARGDWSKLDESDVRVRPGKGTRPRTKRRPEHADAVTAMVIGKDRGRWTCAVDADPERVVTAMRAREMGRVSVVVGDMVALVGDVSGLQDTLARIVRVDERTSVLRRTADDTDPYERVVVANAAQLLIVTSLADPPPRTGFIDRCLVACYAGGLEPVLCLTKADLASPDELLASYAGLDVPAIVTRHDEKPEGLAERLEGRVSALVGHSGVGKSTLVNRLVPDAELATGVVSSVGKGRHTSVAAVALPLPLAGRGWVIDTPGVRSFGLAHVTADDIVNAFEEFAEAAEECPTNCGHLGPPEDPDCALDAVVTEGRASAERLASLRRLLVSRAGGAE, from the coding sequence TTGGCGAGAGGCGACTGGAGCAAGCTGGACGAATCCGACGTGCGGGTTCGCCCCGGCAAGGGCACCAGGCCCCGGACCAAACGCCGGCCCGAGCACGCCGATGCCGTCACCGCCATGGTGATCGGCAAGGACCGCGGCCGCTGGACGTGCGCCGTGGACGCCGACCCCGAACGCGTGGTCACGGCCATGCGCGCCCGCGAGATGGGGCGCGTCTCCGTGGTCGTCGGGGACATGGTCGCCCTGGTCGGCGACGTCTCGGGCCTGCAGGACACGCTCGCACGCATCGTCCGCGTCGACGAGCGCACCAGCGTGCTGCGCCGGACCGCCGACGACACCGACCCGTACGAGCGCGTGGTCGTCGCGAACGCCGCCCAGCTGCTGATCGTCACGTCGCTCGCCGATCCCCCGCCGCGGACCGGGTTCATCGACCGCTGTCTGGTCGCCTGCTACGCGGGCGGGCTCGAGCCCGTCCTCTGCCTCACGAAAGCCGACCTGGCCAGCCCCGACGAGCTGCTCGCGAGCTACGCGGGCCTCGACGTGCCGGCCATCGTCACGCGCCACGACGAGAAGCCCGAAGGCCTGGCCGAGCGCCTCGAAGGGCGCGTGTCCGCGTTGGTCGGGCACTCCGGCGTCGGCAAGTCCACGCTGGTCAACCGCCTGGTGCCCGACGCCGAGCTCGCCACGGGCGTCGTCAGCTCCGTCGGCAAGGGACGCCACACGTCCGTGGCGGCCGTCGCGCTGCCGCTGCCCCTCGCGGGCCGCGGCTGGGTGATCGACACGCCGGGCGTGCGGTCGTTCGGGCTGGCGCACGTGACCGCCGACGACATCGTGAACGCCTTCGAGGAGTTCGCCGAGGCCGCCGAGGAGTGCCCCACGAACTGCGGCCACCTCGGCCCGCCGGAGGACCCGGACTGCGCGCTCGACGCCGTCGTCACCGAAGGTCGCGCAAGCGCCGAGCGGCTGGCGTCGCTGCGTCGGCTGCTCGTTTCACGCGCGGGTGGCGCGGAGTGA
- a CDS encoding Rv3235 family protein — translation MTTHRLRGLAGSEPAARPRPVRHVTRHRPPVRDLPPTGHNVVQLLGPPSERQLTGRLNAILEVLGGRRAAAQVQNLVDPALFARLLTHSRLPSTRHRVGTLHLCHPTDLALEAATTIRNGPRVLALAARFERTRTGWVCTRFHLLAPRLGPARAVPARPSAA, via the coding sequence ATGACGACCCACCGCCTCCGGGGCCTCGCGGGCAGCGAGCCCGCAGCCCGGCCCCGCCCTGTCCGCCACGTCACGCGGCACCGCCCGCCGGTCCGCGACCTGCCACCCACGGGGCACAACGTGGTTCAGCTCCTGGGACCCCCGAGCGAACGCCAGCTCACCGGCCGCCTCAACGCCATCCTCGAAGTCCTCGGCGGCCGCCGCGCCGCGGCGCAGGTGCAGAACCTCGTCGACCCGGCCCTCTTCGCGCGGCTTCTGACGCACAGCCGCCTGCCGAGCACGCGGCATCGGGTCGGGACGCTGCACCTGTGTCACCCGACGGATCTTGCACTGGAGGCCGCGACGACCATTCGAAACGGTCCTCGGGTGCTCGCTCTGGCCGCGCGGTTCGAGCGGACGCGGACGGGGTGGGTTTGTACGCGGTTCCACCTGCTGGCGCCGCGTCTGGGTCCGGCGCGTGCGGTGCCGGCGCGTCCGTCGGCTGCTTGA
- a CDS encoding cytochrome P450: MPTDPEAYPLDIEYVQNPHEIEAKLRIEAPVRLVQTPRGMRSWLVTRYEDVKQVLTSPDVHKDEGRRAQIIAERHGPSFAMLSPAFRLLEDHMLNSDPPDHTRLRRLVAKVFTTRAIARLRPRIESVTAELLDAMAGQDRVDLVASFAAPLPMIVICELLGVPETDREKFGSWVEVITSAGDQRLVEASELFLAYLRDLVTAKRAEPAEDLLSDLVAVTDSGDRLSEQELVTMAELLVIAGHDTTVSLIANGTLALLRAPAQLAALRADPSLVPNAIEELLRYDGPVHIATTRFTTAPITVGGIEIPANEFLSVSLLSANRDGERFADPDELDVTRPVGGHLAFGHGIHHCLGAPLARLEGAIALGALIERFPALRLADGADPARWRFSTLMRGLEELPVATR; this comes from the coding sequence GTGCCGACCGACCCCGAGGCCTACCCCCTCGACATCGAGTACGTCCAGAATCCCCACGAGATCGAAGCGAAGCTGCGGATCGAAGCACCCGTCCGGCTGGTGCAGACGCCGCGGGGAATGCGGTCGTGGCTCGTCACCAGGTACGAGGACGTCAAGCAGGTCCTGACCAGCCCGGACGTCCACAAGGACGAGGGCAGGCGCGCCCAGATCATCGCCGAGCGGCACGGCCCGTCGTTCGCGATGCTGTCCCCCGCCTTCCGGCTGCTCGAAGACCACATGCTCAACAGCGACCCGCCGGACCACACACGGCTGCGGCGGCTCGTCGCGAAGGTGTTCACGACCCGCGCGATCGCGCGCCTGCGGCCGCGGATCGAGAGCGTGACCGCCGAGCTGCTCGACGCGATGGCCGGACAGGATCGGGTCGACCTGGTCGCGAGCTTCGCAGCGCCGCTGCCGATGATCGTCATCTGCGAGCTGCTGGGCGTGCCCGAAACCGACCGCGAGAAGTTCGGCTCCTGGGTCGAGGTGATCACGTCGGCCGGTGACCAGCGGCTCGTCGAGGCGTCCGAGCTGTTCCTGGCCTACCTGCGTGACCTCGTCACAGCCAAGCGGGCCGAGCCGGCCGAAGACCTGCTGTCCGACCTGGTCGCCGTGACCGACAGCGGCGACCGCCTGTCGGAGCAGGAGCTCGTCACCATGGCCGAGCTGCTCGTGATCGCGGGGCACGACACCACGGTCAGCCTCATCGCCAACGGCACGCTCGCGCTGCTGCGTGCCCCCGCGCAGCTCGCGGCACTGCGGGCCGACCCGTCGCTCGTGCCGAACGCCATCGAGGAGCTCCTGCGCTACGACGGACCGGTCCACATCGCAACCACGCGGTTCACCACCGCCCCGATCACGGTCGGTGGCATCGAGATCCCGGCGAACGAGTTCCTCTCCGTGTCGCTGCTTTCCGCGAACCGCGACGGCGAGCGGTTCGCGGATCCCGATGAGCTCGACGTGACCCGACCGGTCGGTGGGCACCTGGCGTTCGGGCACGGCATCCACCACTGTCTCGGCGCGCCGCTCGCCCGGTTGGAGGGAGCGATCGCGCTCGGCGCGCTCATCGAACGGTTCCCGGCGCTTCGGCTCGCCGACGGTGCCGATCCGGCGCGGTGGCGGTTCTCGACACTGATGCGCGGACTCGAGGAGCTTCCCGTCGCGACCCGATGA
- a CDS encoding cytochrome P450, with the protein MADLETFTQMFAPEYKADPYPLYRKWREAEPVAEIAPGFLVVSGLAEATEVVRDPAFGHPQPEVLDPAARHPDDLVDAEGRPVVSFLGLNPPDHTRLRRLVSKAFTPRMVERLRPRVEDITARLISDLIDAGSADLMTALAAPLPVEVISEMLGVPMADRSRFAEWSHALARALDPAFLVADSVLEEAGDAGREFNAYFRELAAERRRNPGEDLLSDLVAVTDQGDKLTEAELLVTLTLLLVAGHETTTNLIGNGVLALLGTEAGLRSLGDDGALAPNAVEEVLRHDSPVQLTSRVALKPTRVGTTDVAPGAQAIVLIGAANRDPATHPDPDTFDPTREPSRHLAFGQGIHFCLGSPLARLEGQTALRELAVRTPALHLAGPPTWNPTITMRGLSQLPVAIG; encoded by the coding sequence GTGGCTGACCTGGAAACCTTCACGCAGATGTTCGCGCCCGAGTACAAAGCGGACCCGTACCCGCTTTACCGCAAGTGGCGTGAGGCCGAGCCCGTCGCCGAGATCGCGCCGGGGTTCCTCGTGGTGAGCGGCCTGGCGGAGGCGACGGAGGTTGTGCGTGATCCCGCGTTCGGGCACCCCCAGCCCGAGGTCCTTGACCCGGCCGCCCGCCACCCGGACGACCTGGTCGACGCCGAGGGCCGCCCGGTGGTGTCGTTCCTCGGTCTCAACCCGCCGGACCACACGCGCCTGCGCCGGCTCGTGTCGAAGGCCTTCACGCCGCGGATGGTCGAGCGCCTGCGCCCGCGCGTTGAGGACATCACCGCGCGCCTGATCTCCGACCTGATCGACGCCGGTTCGGCCGACCTGATGACCGCGCTGGCCGCGCCGCTGCCGGTCGAGGTCATCAGCGAGATGCTCGGCGTCCCGATGGCCGACCGGTCGCGCTTCGCCGAGTGGTCGCACGCGCTGGCCCGCGCGCTCGACCCGGCGTTCCTCGTCGCCGACTCCGTGCTCGAAGAAGCGGGCGACGCCGGCCGCGAGTTCAACGCCTACTTCCGCGAACTGGCCGCGGAACGCCGCCGCAACCCTGGTGAGGACCTTCTGTCGGACCTCGTCGCCGTCACCGATCAGGGCGACAAGCTCACCGAAGCCGAGCTCCTGGTCACGCTCACCCTCCTGCTCGTCGCCGGCCACGAGACCACCACCAACCTCATCGGCAACGGAGTTCTGGCCCTGCTCGGCACCGAAGCCGGCCTTCGCTCCCTCGGCGACGACGGCGCCCTCGCGCCCAACGCCGTCGAAGAAGTCCTGCGCCACGACTCCCCGGTGCAGCTCACCAGCCGCGTCGCCCTGAAGCCCACGCGCGTCGGCACCACCGACGTCGCCCCCGGCGCCCAGGCGATCGTCCTCATCGGCGCCGCCAACCGCGACCCCGCGACCCACCCGGACCCGGACACCTTCGACCCCACCCGCGAGCCCTCCCGCCACCTCGCCTTCGGCCAGGGCATCCACTTCTGCCTCGGTTCACCCCTGGCCCGCCTCGAAGGCCAGACCGCCCTGCGCGAACTCGCCGTCCGCACCCCGGCGCTGCACCTGGCCGGCCCCCCGACCTGGAACCCGACCATCACCATGCGCGGCCTGTCCCAGCTCCCGGTAGCGATCGGCTGA
- a CDS encoding DUF4240 domain-containing protein, with the protein MTELDFWQLIDSSHADVAARAGELLAARSRAEIVAAHRVLGGLLTESYRSPLWAAAYVVNGGCSDDGFDYFRGWLLTQGREVFTRALADPDSLADVPAVRAAAAEGEELECEEILYFTAAAYLSATGEPLPEDPPVSLPPLDPDFDVEDPDSARERLPRLSALFAA; encoded by the coding sequence GTGACCGAACTCGACTTCTGGCAGCTCATCGACTCCTCCCACGCCGACGTGGCCGCCCGCGCCGGCGAGCTGCTCGCGGCCCGCTCGCGCGCGGAAATCGTTGCCGCGCACAGGGTTTTGGGCGGACTCCTCACGGAGTCCTACCGCAGTCCTCTGTGGGCCGCCGCGTACGTCGTCAACGGCGGCTGCTCCGACGACGGCTTCGATTACTTCCGCGGCTGGCTCCTCACCCAGGGCCGCGAGGTCTTCACCCGCGCCCTCGCCGACCCCGACTCGCTGGCCGACGTGCCGGCCGTCCGCGCCGCCGCCGCCGAGGGCGAGGAGCTGGAGTGCGAAGAGATCCTGTACTTCACCGCAGCGGCCTATCTCTCGGCTACCGGGGAACCACTTCCTGAGGACCCGCCCGTCTCGCTGCCGCCGCTGGACCCGGACTTCGACGTCGAGGACCCGGATTCGGCTCGGGAACGGCTGCCGCGGTTGTCCGCGCTGTTCGCCGCCTGA
- a CDS encoding FAD-dependent monooxygenase, which yields MSDERVDVTVVGAGPVGLVLAAELALSGAKVQVLERLTEPDEAVKAGAINVPTAEALDRRGLLPAAEQVQRELLGQVGSFARLVEKREGPRFTGHFAGMVLDADLVDWSDPDLAAHTAVDGARLVPQRELEALLAEHVARLGVPVRRGVEVTSLEDTGAGVLVGTTAGPVRTAWLVGCDGGHSAVRRLAGIDFPGTAPELTGRLAVADIADPEKLADSWAWSAAGAYRCGPQPGRVTTVEFDGGPADRTVPVTLEEVQSSLRRVSGTDVTLTALRGTATRWTDNTRQAATYRSGRVFLAGDAAHVHPPFGGQGLNLGVGDAMNLGWKLAAVIAGWAPDGLLTTYDAERRPLGTWVLDWTRAQIGVLRGDPKSAALRTVVADLLATPDGATHVVKKISGVTQRLDLPGDHPLIGRYAPDVWLSDGSRLADHTHSGGFVLLDRTPDGAFAALAAPWSTRVTVVPDAPTTPTGLLLRPDGVVAWATVTPDPADLATVLHQWAGAPSPEPAQVG from the coding sequence GTGTCTGACGAACGCGTAGACGTGACCGTGGTCGGCGCCGGGCCGGTGGGCCTCGTGCTCGCCGCCGAGCTGGCCTTGTCCGGAGCAAAAGTGCAGGTACTGGAGCGGCTGACCGAGCCGGACGAGGCGGTGAAGGCCGGCGCGATCAACGTGCCGACGGCCGAGGCCCTCGACCGCCGCGGCCTGCTGCCGGCGGCCGAGCAGGTGCAGCGGGAGCTGCTGGGGCAGGTGGGGTCGTTCGCGCGCCTGGTCGAGAAACGGGAAGGCCCGCGGTTCACCGGCCATTTCGCGGGCATGGTGCTCGACGCCGACCTCGTCGACTGGTCCGATCCCGACCTCGCCGCCCACACCGCCGTCGACGGTGCGCGGTTGGTGCCGCAGCGCGAGCTGGAGGCGCTGCTGGCCGAGCACGTCGCGCGGCTCGGCGTGCCGGTGCGGCGCGGGGTGGAGGTCACGTCGCTCGAAGACACCGGCGCCGGCGTGCTCGTCGGAACCACGGCCGGCCCGGTGCGCACGGCGTGGCTGGTCGGCTGCGATGGCGGGCACAGCGCCGTCCGCCGCCTCGCCGGCATCGACTTTCCCGGCACCGCCCCCGAGCTCACCGGGCGCCTGGCCGTCGCCGACATCGCCGACCCGGAGAAGCTCGCCGACAGCTGGGCCTGGTCGGCCGCGGGCGCCTATCGCTGCGGCCCGCAGCCCGGCCGCGTGACCACCGTCGAGTTCGACGGCGGCCCCGCCGACCGCACGGTGCCCGTCACCCTGGAGGAGGTGCAGAGCAGCCTGCGCCGCGTCTCCGGCACCGACGTCACCCTCACCGCCCTGCGCGGCACCGCCACCCGCTGGACCGACAACACCCGCCAGGCCGCCACCTACCGCTCCGGCCGCGTCTTCCTGGCCGGCGACGCCGCCCACGTCCACCCGCCCTTCGGCGGCCAGGGCCTCAACCTCGGCGTCGGCGACGCGATGAACCTGGGCTGGAAACTGGCCGCCGTCATCGCCGGCTGGGCTCCCGACGGCCTGTTGACCACCTACGACGCCGAACGCCGTCCCCTCGGCACCTGGGTCCTGGACTGGACGCGCGCCCAGATCGGCGTCCTGCGCGGCGACCCCAAGTCGGCCGCGCTGCGCACCGTCGTCGCAGACCTGCTCGCCACCCCCGACGGCGCCACCCACGTCGTCAAGAAGATCTCCGGCGTCACCCAGCGCCTCGACCTGCCCGGCGACCACCCGCTGATCGGCCGCTACGCCCCGGACGTGTGGCTGTCCGACGGCTCCCGCCTCGCCGACCACACCCACTCGGGCGGGTTCGTCCTGCTCGACCGCACTCCCGACGGCGCTTTCGCGGCTCTCGCCGCCCCGTGGTCCACCCGCGTCACCGTCGTCCCCGACGCCCCCACGACCCCGACCGGCCTCCTGCTCCGCCCGGACGGCGTCGTCGCCTGGGCCACGGTCACCCCCGACCCCGCCGATCTCGCGACGGTCCTGCACCAGTGGGCCGGCGCGCCCTCACCCGAACCCGCGCAGGTGGGCTGA
- a CDS encoding TetR/AcrR family transcriptional regulator has protein sequence MNPRERRAARHQPPNLQADTRPRRRRKTPIVEQVVDTALDVIAREGYEALTMRRLADALDTGPASLYNHVVNKADLGELLIGRLCSELALPWPSAEEWRDQIRSVCEQLRDQYLRYPGISSAAFAMVPTDLEAVRVNEGMLAILLTGGVAPQTAAWAIDALLLYVASYCLELSIARQRSTRDDTAWVLDRDELRRRLTALPAETFPHTTRHATELTAGEGHDRFDFTVGLMIDGLGRR, from the coding sequence GTGAACCCGCGAGAGCGACGCGCGGCGCGCCACCAGCCGCCGAACCTCCAGGCCGACACCCGACCGCGGCGCCGTCGCAAGACCCCGATCGTGGAACAGGTCGTCGACACGGCCCTGGACGTGATCGCCCGGGAGGGCTACGAGGCCCTGACCATGCGGCGCCTGGCCGACGCCCTCGACACCGGACCCGCGTCGCTCTACAACCACGTGGTCAACAAGGCCGACCTCGGCGAGCTGCTCATCGGACGGCTGTGCTCCGAGCTCGCGCTGCCCTGGCCTTCCGCCGAGGAGTGGCGCGACCAGATCCGCAGCGTGTGCGAGCAGCTGCGCGACCAATACCTGCGCTACCCCGGCATCTCCAGCGCCGCGTTCGCCATGGTCCCCACCGACCTGGAAGCCGTGCGCGTCAACGAAGGCATGCTCGCGATCCTGCTCACGGGCGGCGTTGCGCCGCAGACCGCCGCGTGGGCCATCGACGCGCTCCTGCTGTACGTCGCGTCCTACTGCCTGGAGCTCTCCATCGCCCGCCAACGCTCAACCCGCGACGACACCGCCTGGGTCCTCGACCGCGACGAACTCCGCCGCCGCCTCACCGCCCTGCCCGCCGAGACGTTCCCCCACACGACGCGCCACGCCACGGAACTCACGGCCGGCGAAGGCCACGATCGGTTCGACTTCACGGTGGGGTTGATGATCGACGGTCTCGGCCGCCGCTAG